From the genome of Mixophyes fleayi isolate aMixFle1 chromosome 2, aMixFle1.hap1, whole genome shotgun sequence, one region includes:
- the ARF3 gene encoding ADP-ribosylation factor 3, with protein sequence MGNIFGNLLKSLIGKKEMRILMVGLDAAGKTTILYKLKLGEIVTTIPTIGFNVETVEYKNISFTVWDVGGQDKIRPLWRHYFQNTQGLIFVVDSNDRERVNEAREELMRMLAEDELRDAVLLVFANKQDLPNAMNAAEITDKLGLHSLRHRNWYIQSTCATSGDGLYEGLDWLANQLKNKK encoded by the exons ATGGGGAACATCTTTGGAAATCTGCTAAAAAGCCTTATTGGGAAGAAGGAAATGCGAATACTCATGGTGGGACTTGATGCTGCTGGAAAGACTACCATATTGTACAAACTGAAACTTGGAGAGATTGTTACTACAATCCCAACCATAG GCTTCAATGTAGAGACAGTAGAATACAAGAACATCAGCTTTACAGTGTGGGATGTAGGTGGCCAAGACAAGATCCGGCCACTGTGGAGACATTACTTCCAGAACACTCAGG GGTTAATATTTGTGGTGGACAGTAATGACAGAGAACGGGTTAACGAGGCACGGGAGGAGTTAATGAGGATGCTGGCTGAGGACGAGCTTCGGGATGCTGTACTGCTTGTTTTTGCAAATAAACAG GACCTTCCCAATGCTATGAATGCTGCTGAAATTACAGACAAGCTTGGCCTCCATTCTCTGCGTCACCGCAATTGGTACATCCAGTCCACCTGCGCCACCAGTGGAGATGGTCTCTACGAAGGGCTGGACTGGCTAGCCAACCAACTAAAGAACAAGAAGTAA